In the Malus domestica chromosome 16, GDT2T_hap1 genome, one interval contains:
- the LOC103416509 gene encoding exocyst complex component SEC15A-like — translation MESKARRRIPTENGDTGEDLVLATLIGNGDDLGPIVRHAFEMGRPESLLHQLKHVVKKKEVEIEELCKTHYEEFILAVDELRGVLVDAEELKSELSSDNFKLQEVGSALLIKLEELLESYSIKKNVTEAIKMSKNCVQVLELCVKFNKHISEGQFYPALKTLDLIEKNYLQKVPVRTLRMVIEKRIPIIKLHIEKKVTSQFNEWLVHIRSSAKDIGQTAIGHAASVRQRDEETLERQRKAEEQNLSGLGDFTYTLDVEEIDEESILKVDLTPLYRAYHIQSCLGIQEQFWEYYYRNRLLQLNSDLQISSAQPFVESYQTFLAQIAGYFIVEDRVLRTAGGLLLAERVETMWDTAIAKMKSLLEEQFSHMNSVTHLLLVKDYVTLLGSTLRQYGYEVGPLLETLDKSREKYHELLLEECRQQIANVIANDTYEQMVLKKDTDYEINVLSFNLQTSDIIPAFPYIAPFSSAVPDTCRIVRSFIKGSVDYLSHGAHTSYYDVVRKYLDKLLIDVLNEVILNTIHGGNIGVSQAMQIAANISVVERACDYFLRHAAQLCGIPIRSVERPQASLTAKVVLKTSRDEAYLALLNLVNTKLDEFMALTENIDWTMEEMPQNGNEYMNEVVIYLDTLMSTAQQILPLDALYKVGSGAFDHISNTIVSTLLSDSVKRFTANAVMGINNDLKSLENFADERFQSTGLSEIYKEGSFRGCLIEARQLINLLSSSQPENFMNPVIREKNYNALDYKKVASICEKLKDSADGIFGSLSNRNNKQSARKKSMDVLKKRLKDFN, via the coding sequence ATGGAGTCAAAAGCGAGGAGAAGAATTCCTACAGAGAATGGGGATACTGGTGAGGACTTGGTTCTTGCTACATTGATTGGGAATGGGGATGACCTCGGTCCTATTGTCCGGCACGCATTTGAGATGGGGAGGCCGGAATCACTCCTTCACCAGCTCAAGCATGTTGTGAAAAAGAAGGAAGTTGAAATTGAGGAGCTCTGCAAGACTCATTATGAGGAGTTCATTCTTGCAGTTGACGAGCTTCGTGGTGTGTTGGTGGACGCCGAGGAGCTGAAAAGCGAGCTCTCTAGCGATAATTTCAAGTTGCAGGAGGTTGGGAGTGCTTTGTTGATTAAACTCGAGGAGCTTCTTGAATCTTATTCAATAAAAAAGAATGTGACTGAAGCTATCAAAATGTCCAAGAACTGCGTACAGGTGTTGGAGCTCTGTGTCAAGTTTAATAAACACATATCTGAAGGTCAGTTTTACCCAGCTTTGAAAACGTTGGATTTAATTGAGAAAAATTACTTGCAGAAAGTTCCCGTCAGGACACTAAGAATGGTTATAGAGAAGAGAATTCCGATCATTAAATTGCACATTGAGAAGAAAGTAACCAGTCAATTTAATGAATGGCTGGTTCACATAAGGAGTTCTGCAAAGGATATTGGACAAACAGCAATAGGCCATGCTGCATCAGTCCGTCAGAGGGATGAGGAAACGCTCGAACGCCAAAGGAAAGCTGAGGAGCAGAATCTTTCGGGTTTGGGAGATTTCACATATACTTTAGATGTCGAAGAGATTGATGAAGAATCTATTTTGAAGGTTGACTTGACTCCTCTATACAGGGCATATCACATCCAAAGTTGCCTAGGAATCCAAGAGCAGTTTTGGGAATATTACTATAGAAATCGATTGTTGCAGCTTAATTCAGACTTGCAGATCTCTTCAGCACAGCCTTTTGTTGAATCCTACCAAACATTTTTGGCTCAAATTGCTGGATACTTCATAGTGGAGGATCGGGTATTGAGGACTGCTGGGGGCCTACTGTTAGCTGAGCGAGTTGAAACAATGTGGGACACAGCTATAGCGAAAATGAAATCTCTGTTAGAGGAGCAATTCTCCCATATGAATTCAGTAACCCACCTTCTCTTAGTGAAGGATTATGTGACTCTTCTTGGCTCTACTCTCAGACAATATGGGTATGAAGTGGGACCACTTCTTGAAACGCTTGACAAGAGCCGAGAGAAGTACCACGAGCTTCTTTTAGAAGAGTGTCGTCAACAAATTGCAAATGTTATTGCCAATGATACATATGAACAGATGGTCTTGAAAAAGGACACTGACTACGAAATTAATGTCCTGTCATTCAATCTCCAGACATCAGATATAATACCGGCTTTTCCATACATTGCACCATTCTCCTCTGCAGTACCTGACACCTGTCGAATTGTCAGATCATTCATCAAAGGTTCTGTTGATTACTTGTCTCATGGGGCACATACTAGTTATTACGATGTTGTGAGGAAGTATTTGGACAAACTCTTGATAGATGTGTTAAATGAGGTGATACTCAATACAATTCATGGTGGTAACATTGGTGTCTCTCAAGCCATGCAGATTGCTGCAAACATATCTGTAGTTGAAAGAGCTTGTGACTATTTTCTTCGTCATGCAGCCCAACTTTGTGGGATCCCAATCCGTTCAGTTGAGAGGCCTCAAGCTAGTTTAACTGCTAAGGTGGTTCTAAAGACTTCAAGGGATGAAGCTTATCTTGCTTTGCTGAATCTGGTAAACACTAAGTTGGATGAGTTCATGGCACTTACAGAGAATATCGATTGGACTATGGAGGAAATGCCGCAGAATGGAAATGAGTATATGAATGAAGTTGTTATTTACCTCGATACTCTTATGTCGACAGCACAACAAATTTTGCCTTTGGATGCTTTGTACAAGGTCGGTAGTGGGGCTTTCGATCACATTTCTAACACTATAGTGTCGACTCTTCTAAGTGATAGCGTCAAGAGGTTCACCGCTAATGCAGTTATGGGTATCAACAATGATTTGAAGAGCTTGGAGAATTTTGCAGACGAGAGGTTTCAGAGTACCGGCTTGAGCGAAATTTACAAAGAAGGTAGTTTTAGAGGTTGCTTGATAGAAGCACGACAACTGATAAACCTTTTGTCGAGCAGTCAGCCAGAGAACTTCATGAATCCTGTGATAAGGGAGAAGAACTACAATGCTCTGGATTATAAAAAGGTGGCTAGTATCTGTGAGAAATTGAAGGATTCTGCTGATGGTATTTTCGGGAGCCTTTCAAACAGGAATAACAAGCAAAGCGCTCGTAAGAAATCAATGGATGTGCTTAAGAAAAGATTGAAGGACTTCAACTAA
- the LOC103431845 gene encoding NAC domain-containing protein 1 — translation MEAKQSSQLPPGFRFHPTDEELIMFYLKYQATSRPCPVSIIPEVDIYKFDPWELPEKAEFGENEWYFFTPRDRKYPNGIRPNRATVSGYWKATGTDKAIYSESKYVGVKKALVFYQGRPPKGVKSDWIMHEYRLGDTRKQQANKQLGSMRLDDWVLCRIYKKRQPGKAYLDQKVEEDEKIEMTTPETAKTNEEQMMLKFPRTCSITSLLDMDYLGPMSQLLGDNNSGYDFQSSLAGAGAGHAQMFQFGEMPNYQTTTDSGKFQAMAQTNVLNHQPWFGP, via the exons ATGGAGGCAAAACAAAGCTCTCAACTTCCTCCTGGTTTTAGGTTCCACCCAACTGATGAGGAACTCATCATGTTTTACCTCAAATACCAAGCCACCTCAAGGCCCTGCCCTGTGTCCATCATCCCAGAAGTTGATATTTACAAGTTTGATCCGTGGGAATTGCCTG AAAAGGCAGAGTTTGGAGAAAACGAATGGTACTTCTTTACCCCTAGGGACAGGAAGTACCCGAACGGGATACGCCCGAATCGGGCAACCGTGTCGGGTTAttggaaagccacgggaacAGACAAGGCGATTTACAGCGAGTCCAAGTACGTGGGGGTGAAGAAAGCTCTAGTGTTTTACCAGGGCAGACCGCCGAAGGGGGTCAAATCCGATTGGATTATGCACGAATATCGCTTAGGCGACACTCGAAAACAACAGGCCAACAAGCAACTCGGGTCCATGAGG CTGGATGATTGGGTCCTCTGCAGGATCTACAAAAAGCGGCAACCGGGCAAAGCTTATTTGGATCAAaaagtggaagaagatgaaaaaatTGAGATGACAACACCAGAAACAGCGAAAACCAATGAGGAACAAATGATGTTGAAATTTCCACGGACTTGTTCGATAACTAGTTTACTGGACATGGACTACTTGGGCCCGATGTCCCAACTTTTGGGTGACAATAATTCTGGATACGATTTCCAGAGCAGCTTGGCCGGCGCAGGAGCTGGCCACGCGCAAATGTTTCAGTTCGGTGAAATGCCTAATTACCAAACCACGACGGACTCCGGGAAATTCCAGGCGATGGCTCAGACTAACGTTTTGAACCACCAACCGTGGTTTGGACCGTaa
- the LOC103403278 gene encoding 2-hydroxy-palmitic acid dioxygenase mpo1-like has protein sequence MGKTGLFDLEKHFAFYGAYHSNPVNIAIHMLFVWPILFTALLILYFTPSLLSFGVSVFGNDVALPFNVGLLLTIIYSAFYICLDAKAGSLGALLCVICWVGSCFLGTLLGFSISWKVVLVAQIVCWTGQFIGHGVFEKRAPALLDNLAQAFIMAPFFVLLEALQIFFGYEPYPGFQAIVQAKIDAEISEWQENKKKLIS, from the exons ATGGGGAAGACCGGACTGTTTGATCTCGAAAAGCACTTTGCTTTCTATGGAGCTTACCACAGCAACCCGGTCAACATAGCGATTCATATGCTCTTCGTCTGGCCTATCCTCTTCACCGCTCTGCTCATCCTTTACTTCACGCCCTCGCTGCTCAGTTTTGGGGTTTCGGTGTTTGGTAACGACGTCGCTCTGCCTTTCAACGTCGGCCTGCTGTTGACTATAATCTATTCGGCGTTTTACATCTGTTTGGACGCAAAAGCTGGCTCCTTGGGTGCTCTGCTCTGCGTAATTTGCTGGGTTGGTAGCTGTTTCCTTGGAACCCTACTCGGATTTTCCATCTCTTGGAAG GTTGTTCTGGTGGCTCAGATAGTGTGTTGGACTGGACAATTTATCGGCCATGGAGTCTTTGAG AAAAGGGCACCAGCTTTGTTGGACAATCTTGCACAAGCCTTTATCATGGCTCCCTTCTTTGTTCTGTTAGAG GCTCTGCAGATCTTCTTCGGGTACGAACCGTACCCCGGGTTTCAAGCAATTGTTCAAGCAAAGATTGATGCTGAAATCAGTGAATGGCAAGAGAATAAGAAGAAACTGATCTCCTAA
- the LOC103402879 gene encoding photosynthetic NDH subunit of lumenal location 2, chloroplastic, whose translation MSSFTSTTTTFLQSHIVAKPQNFRHKISLPVIRASFPGENDQENNAASRRKIVTTFLATTLAVGAHQHGVATPLGLAENWGVRSFIRERFFEPGLSPEDAVARIRQTAEGLHSMRDILEAMAWRYVIFYIRLKSAYLSQDLKNAVTLVPEGRRNEYAKTANELVDNMAELDYYVRTPKVYESYLYYEKTLKSLDDLVALLA comes from the exons ATGAGCAGCTTCACTAGCACCACCACAACCTTCCTCCAATCCCACATCGTCGCCAAACCCCAAAATTTCCGTCACAAAATCTCACTCCCGGTAATCAGAGCCTCATTTCCAGGAGAAAACGATCAAGAAAATAACGCCGCGAGTCGAAGAAAAATTGTGACAACATTCTTGGCCACTACATTGGCAGTTGGGGCGCATCAACACGGGGTTGCCACCCCGCTCGGGCTAGCTGAAAATTGGGGTGTTCGTTCGTTTATAAGGGAACGTTTTTTCGAGCCCGGACTTTCGCCCGAAGATGCCGTTGCTAGGATAAGGCAAACAGCTGAAGGGCTACATAGCATGAGGGACATATTGGAGGCCATGGCTTGGAGGTACGTCATATTTTACATCCGTCTGAAGTCGGCCTATCTATCCCAAGATTTGAAAAATGCCGTGACCTTGGTGCCAGAAGGTCGCCGGAACGAGTATGCTAAGACGGCCAATGAATTGGTGGATAACATGGCAGAG CTTGACTATTACGTTCGAACGCCAAAAGTGTATGAATCGTACTTATACTACGAGAAGACATTGAAATCGTTGGATGATTTGGTTGCGCTGTTGGCCTAG